From a region of the Microterricola gilva genome:
- a CDS encoding glycosyltransferase family 4 protein: MTTLRVVVDQIIAPAPGPIGLYSEELTRSLIATAPRGCDVEGIVSAAQREKYERLESTLPGLRGLYTTTLPRRELAAAWQLGITTSNGGGMIHAPGLLAPLRRHDRVNDGAQIAVTVHDMLAWTHPDSLSPATVAWHKSMMRRARKHADAVVVPTHVLAEQLLERFEFGDRVRVIPGAARSGLVLPADADERAAALGLPERFILTAGTLEPRRGVLALIEGLGGAQAPDLPLVVLGPSSWGDVELAAVADEAGLAEDRVLALDKLSPADLAVVLSRAAVFVYPSLAEGFAARIIEAFQFGLPVVHSDAPELLEVAGDAGVTVERADAAGYPERLAAAVAKVLDDDVLAGRLSVSGRDRSRAFSWRDAAERVWQLHADL, from the coding sequence ATGACAACTCTGCGCGTCGTCGTCGATCAGATCATCGCCCCGGCCCCTGGGCCGATCGGCCTGTACAGCGAGGAACTCACTCGTTCACTGATCGCGACGGCACCCCGCGGTTGTGACGTCGAAGGCATCGTCTCGGCTGCGCAGCGCGAGAAGTACGAGCGTCTCGAGTCGACGCTGCCCGGCCTCCGCGGTCTGTACACGACGACGCTGCCGCGCCGGGAGCTCGCCGCGGCCTGGCAGCTGGGCATCACGACATCCAACGGCGGCGGCATGATCCACGCTCCCGGACTTCTCGCTCCGCTGCGCCGCCACGACCGGGTGAATGACGGCGCGCAGATCGCCGTCACCGTGCACGACATGCTGGCGTGGACGCATCCGGACTCGCTCTCGCCTGCCACCGTCGCGTGGCACAAGTCGATGATGCGACGCGCCCGCAAGCACGCCGATGCCGTCGTCGTTCCGACGCACGTCCTGGCGGAGCAGCTGCTCGAACGCTTCGAGTTCGGCGATCGCGTGCGCGTGATTCCCGGTGCCGCTCGCTCCGGTCTCGTGCTGCCTGCGGACGCCGATGAGCGCGCCGCCGCGCTCGGGCTGCCTGAGCGCTTCATCCTCACCGCTGGCACCCTCGAGCCCCGCAGGGGCGTGCTCGCGCTGATCGAGGGTCTGGGTGGCGCCCAGGCCCCCGACCTGCCGCTCGTCGTGCTCGGCCCCTCCAGCTGGGGCGACGTCGAGTTGGCGGCCGTGGCCGATGAGGCCGGCCTCGCAGAAGACCGGGTGCTGGCGCTCGACAAGCTCTCGCCTGCCGATCTCGCCGTCGTGCTCTCACGCGCCGCCGTATTCGTCTACCCGAGCCTCGCTGAGGGCTTCGCGGCCCGGATCATCGAGGCCTTCCAGTTCGGCCTTCCCGTCGTGCACTCCGACGCTCCTGAGCTCCTCGAAGTGGCCGGGGACGCCGGCGTCACCGTCGAACGCGCGGATGCCGCCGGCTACCCCGAGCGCCTCGCCGCCGCCGTCGCGAAGGTCCTCGACGACGACGTCCTCGCCGGACGGCTGAGCGTCTCCGGCCGCGACCGTTCCCGCGCGTTCAGCTGGCGCGATGCCGCCGAGCGGGTCTGGCAGCTGCACGCCGACCTCTAG